CAGCGAACGGCCGTTCCGCGTGGAACTGTCGAACGGCGACGTGTACACCTGCGACGCCTTCATCGCCGCCTCCGGAGCCAGCGCCCGGACGCTGGGCGTCCCCGGCGAGGACGAGCTGATGGGCTACGGCGTCTCGACGTGTGCAACCTGTGACGGCGCGTTCTTCCGCGGCGAAGACATGCTCGTTGTCGGCGGCGGCGACGCGGCCATGGAGGAGGCCCACTTCCTCACGAAGTTCGCCGACACCGTCTACATCGCACACCGCCGCGAGGAGTTCCGCGCCGAGGACTACTGGATCGACCGCGTCCAGCAGAAGGTCGACGAGGGCGAAATCGAGATCATGCGAAACACCGAGTTGCTGGAGATGCACGGCTCACCCGAGAACGGGGTCGACCACGTCACCCTCGCACAGAACGACGCGGGCCATCCCAGCGAGAAGCTCGACGCCGACGGGACCGAAACCTTCGACTTCGACGTTGGTGCCGTCTTTATTGCCATCGGTCACACGCCTAACACCGACTACCTCGAAGACACCGGCGTCGAGCTGGACGATACCGGGTACATCCAGACCCACGGCGGCACCGGCGGCGACCAGACCGCCACCGACGTGGACGGGATCTTCGGTGCCGGCGACGTGGTCGACTACCACTACCAGCAGGCCGTCACCGCTGCCGGGATGGGCTGTAAAGCCGCCATCGACGCCGACGAATACCTCGAATCACAGGCCGAGGCCGCCGCCGAGGCGGAGTCCGAAGCCGCCGCGGAAGCCGACGACTAGCGCAGTTGTTTCTTCGTTCGTCCCCACATCCACAGACCCTTTAGGATAGCCCCCGGAGTGAGCGGCATGGCAACCGATACTGTCACGCTGACTATCGACGACGGCGAAGAGACCGACGAAC
The genomic region above belongs to Haloarcula hispanica ATCC 33960 and contains:
- a CDS encoding NAD(P)/FAD-dependent oxidoreductase: MTESVEHRRLIVAGTGAAGLTAAIYAARSNNDPLVLEGDEPGGQLTLTSEVENFPGFPEGLSGPDLINNMKEQAERFGTELKHGIVADIDDSERPFRVELSNGDVYTCDAFIAASGASARTLGVPGEDELMGYGVSTCATCDGAFFRGEDMLVVGGGDAAMEEAHFLTKFADTVYIAHRREEFRAEDYWIDRVQQKVDEGEIEIMRNTELLEMHGSPENGVDHVTLAQNDAGHPSEKLDADGTETFDFDVGAVFIAIGHTPNTDYLEDTGVELDDTGYIQTHGGTGGDQTATDVDGIFGAGDVVDYHYQQAVTAAGMGCKAAIDADEYLESQAEAAAEAESEAAAEADD